In Deltaproteobacteria bacterium, the DNA window GCCGCGAGATCTTCGACCGATTCCTCGACAACCGCCTGCACTCGGCGGTGCAGTGGCAGACCGTCGTCTCGCGCGACCCGGGCGGCAACGAGCAGCGCTCGCGCTTCTGGGTGCGCTGGAAGGACTACCGCGACTCGGAGAAGAAGTCCCACGACGGCGTGGTCGCCAAGACGCTGGTGAAGTTCTCGGATCCCGAGGACATGCGTCAGACGGGATTCCTGATGGTCGTCAACAAGGACCGCTCCAACGACCAGTTCATCTGGTCGCCGGCCACGGGCCGCGTCCGCCGCGTGCGCCTCTCGGGAGTCGGCATCATGGGCACCGACTACACCTTCGACGACATCGGCTGGAAGAGCATCGAGGATGCGGAGTACCAGCGCCTGCCCGACGCAGAGGTCGACGGAGTCCGCGCCTACGTGCTCGAGGTGACGATGAAGCCGTTCGTCGACTCCGAGTACCAGACCATGCGCACCTGGATCGACCAGGAGCACTACATCCCGCTGCGCACGATCTACCGCGACCAGAACGGAGTGCCCATGCGCGAGATGGTCGCCGAGTCCGGCAGCATCGAGAACTTCGAGGGCGCGTGGATCGCCACGCGCTCGGTCATGTACAACCTGAAAGAGCGGACCTCGACCAGCGTCTACGTCGAGGCGCTCGACCCGGACGTGACGCTCGCGGATCAGGCCTTCAGCACTTTCCAGCTCACGCGCCGTCATTAGCGACGACCCGCGCGTGTTCCGTGATAGCTTGGCACTCGGGATCAGGTCCTCGCAGAGGACGGGAGGAGCGAATTGAGTCAGCTCGGGTCGATTCTCGCGGCCTTGATCGCGATCGCCGTGCTCGTGACTGGCGCGAGCGGCTGCCGCACCGCGCCGGAGCCGGAAGCCGCAGAGGCGGAGGCGCCGATTCCGCCCGGAATCGAGACGTTCCCGCTCGAGGTCGTGACGGCGACGAGCCTGAACGTCCGCGCGGGACCCGGCACCGAGCACGGGATCGTCGGCAGGCTGGCCCAGGGCGCGCAGGTCCGCGTGCTCGAGCAGATGGACGGCTGGAAGCGGATTCGCCCGGACGAGGGCGGTCTCGAAGGCTGGGTCGCGGGCGGTTTTCTCCAGGCGACGTCGAGCCCCTGAGCAGGAGTGTCCATGCCGATCATCGGTCTCACGGCGGAGAGCTTCGAGCAGAGCATCACTGACAACTCTCTGGTGATCGTGGACTTCTGGGCGCCGTGGTGCGGACCGTGCCGGAGCTTCGCGCCGGTCTTCGAGGCCGCTTCCGAGCTGCACGGCGACGCGGTCTTCGCGAAGGTGAACACCGACGACGAGTCCGCGCTGGCGAGCGCCTTCGAGATCGGCTCGATCCCCACGCTGATGATCTTCCGCGAGCAGATCTGCGTGTTCTCGCAGCCCGGCGCGCTGCCGGCCGAGGCGCTCGAGGATCTGATCCAGAAGGTGAAGGCGCTCGACATGGACGACGTGCGCCGGCAGATCGAGGAGCACGAGGCGCAAGAAGTGGACGAAGAGTAGGGCGGAGCCGCGGGTTTGGACGTCCTGCGACTGCTCGAGCCCGAGGAGGAGTTCTCGCTCCGCGTCGCGCCGGACGAGCACGGGCTCCGGATCGATCGCCTGCTCGCCATGCACCTGCCGTTCGCGTCGAGGTCTCGCATCGCGGGATGGATCCGCGCCGGGCGTGCGAGCATCGACGGAGCGCCGGAGGCGCGCGCGGCCAGGCCCGCGGTCGCCGGCCAACACCTGCAGCTCCGGATCGAGAAGCGCGCGCGCGACTCCGCCGAGCCCCTCGACGACCTCCTCGCGTTGCCGGTGCTCGCGCGCGGGGAGGGCTGGCTCGCGGTCGAGAAGCCCGCGGGCGTGCCTTGCCATCCCGCCGGGAACACGATCAAGCGCACGCTGCTCACCGCGCTCACGCTCACCCACGCGAGTGACTCGGATCCGGGCGGACCCTGGCTCCCGCACCGCCTCGATCGCGAGACGTCAGGCCTGGTTCTCGTGGCGCTCACGCGCGCGGCGCAAATGCGGATCTCCGCCGCATTCAGTCGCGGCGAGGTTCGGCGCTTCTACGACGCGGTCGTGCGAGGGGACGCGGGCGAGCGGCTTCAGGCCCCGGGCGTGACTCTCGACGTGCGGCTGCCGCTCGCGCGCGCGGGCTCCGCGCCGCCGCGCTTCCGAGTGGACCCGCTCGGGGCGCCAGCGCATTCGCGCGTTCGACTCGTGAGATCGGGCGTCGCCTCGAGCGAGCTTGCGCTCGAGCCGGTGACCGGGCGACAGCACCAGCTTCGCGTGCACCTGGCGCACCTCGGCCACCCGATCGTCGGCGACCCGCTCTACGACCCGGACGCGAGCCAATCCGAGCGGATGAGGCTCCACGCGCGCGCGATCGAGCTCGCGCCGGGCGTGGTCGGAAACGCGGCGCCGCTTCAGCTGGAGACGGTCGCCCCCGACTTCGAGGCGGCGTCCGCGAGATCCATCCGGTAGCAGGCGACGCGGGTTCGCCGGTCGGGGTCGTAGCCGCGCCACTTCGAGACGGGAACGTCGCCCGGCCCCGCAACGTGAAACGCGTGGCGCTCGAAGAACGCGCCGACTCGTTCAGAGGTCGTGCACGCGTAGACGAACTCCAGGCCCCGCTCGCGCGCGCGCGCCAGCGCGTACGCGACCAGGTGCCCGCCGACGCCCTCGCCGAGGAAGCGCGTCAGCGTGTACAGCGACGCGATCTCCGCCGAGCGCGTGGTCTCGTCGACCAGCAGCGCACCGATCCCCGCCAGGTGCTGGCCCTCGACGAACGCGCCGAAGCCGCTGGCGAGGACCAGGTCGTGCTGCTCCGGCGAGCGGGCGGCGAGATAGCCTTCCGCGGTTCCGCGCGCGATCAGGTCGGACGCGGCGTCGTAGTCGTCGAGCACGAGTCGCCGCACGATCATGTAGCGCTCTTCCGTGAAGAGCGTGCCCGAGCCCGCGTAGGTGAAGAGCTCGTCGGCCAGACCCTCGAGCGTGCAGACGTTCACCGCGGGCACGCCGGCCACGAGCATCGCCTCGACCTCGCGAAGCAGCGCGGTGCGGCGCTGGTTCGCGGGCGCACCCGAGCCGAGAATCTCGCGCAGCTCGTCGAGGTGCACGAACGAGATCCGCTCGCGGTTCTCGCGCAGCAGGCCTCCGTCGCGGTCGATCCAGACCAGCTTCGCGATTCCCAGCCGCACCGCCGCCTCGCGGCAGGCCGGTGCGAACGCGAGCGACCCGCCCACGACGAGCCCGAGCCGCGACTCGTCGTGGAGCTTGCGCCAGACCGTGCCCTCCAGCCGCGGCGTCGCCATCGAGAGCACGTTCTCGCCGACCAGCGGCTCGAGCGCGGAGCGCTCGGTCGAGATCAGGATCACGTTGATCTCGTTTCGCGCGAGCTCGTCCATCACCTCCACGAGCTTCCCGGGCTGACGCAGCTCCGCGGCGGGCGCGGCGACCGCGAGCGTCTTCCCGTGGAACTCCTCCAGGTAGAAGCCCTTCTCGGAGAACGGCGCGGGCGCGGTCGGGGGATTCGGGCTCGAGCTCACGCCGCGTATATAGCAAGACCTGCGCGCCGCGCGCGCGCCGCGCCGCTCAGCTCGTGCCCTCGTCGACGAAGACGATCTCCTTGCTCGCGAAGAGCGTGGAGCGCGAGAAGTCGATGAAGCGCTTCTCGTCCTCGAAGAACAGCCCGAAGCCGCGCGCGCCCTCGCTTGTCGGATCGGCCAGGATCCGGACCAGGTCGTAGCGGTCGAACCAGGCCTCGGTGAGCCCGGCGTACGCGGGCGGCCCGCCGCGACTCGCGCGAAACGCCGCGTTCAGCTCGTCGTCGAGCGTGTGGGTCTGGATGTACCGCGCGAAGCGCGTCGCGCCGCTGTGCCGCCGGAGCAGGTAGCCGTGATCCATGTTCCAGGTCGCGTGGCAGGCGGCGACGCTCATCCCGGGCTTCGGCTGCAGCAGGTAGCAGAGCTTGATCCAGGAGCTCGCGGGCCAGGCCACGATCGAGTTCTCGGGCATCGGGTTGATCTGCGCGATCTCCTGGCCGAGCCAGAGCGGCGAGCGCGCGAGGTCGATGAAGCGCTTCTCGTCCTCGAGCAGGAGCGCCCCCGCCTTGCGACCGGCCTCGCTCCCGAGCGCTGCGAGAAGATCGTCGCGAGAGTCCCACCACAGGCACGCGACGCCGTCGAAGGGCTCGTGCATTCCGGTCCGCGCGGCGCGAAGGCCGTCGTAGAGCGGATCGTCCACGCTGTGCGACTGCAGATAGCGCCGGATCCGCAGCGCGCGCGCGACACTCGCGACCAGCGGCCCGTGCGTCTCGCGCCAGTAGCGCTGGAACTCGGCGCGCGAGAGGCTCGGAAGCCGGCGCAGCGGGAAGCTCAGGCGGATCATCGCCTCTCAGCCGAGCTCGCTCCCCACGATCGAGACGAAGCTGACGCAGCGGCCCGGCGCTCCGCCGAGGTTGTGCGTCAGGCCGAGCTTCGGGCTCTTGATCTGGCGCGCTCCCGCCTCGCCGCGGAGCTGCAGCCACATCTCGTACATCATGCGGAGCCCCGAGGCGCCGATCGGGTGGCCGAA includes these proteins:
- a CDS encoding outer membrane lipoprotein-sorting protein — encoded protein: MPAPVRAASLLGAALVFAAIAMPGGAAEIELPAREEIEAAIPEGGSLSGREIFDRFLDNRLHSAVQWQTVVSRDPGGNEQRSRFWVRWKDYRDSEKKSHDGVVAKTLVKFSDPEDMRQTGFLMVVNKDRSNDQFIWSPATGRVRRVRLSGVGIMGTDYTFDDIGWKSIEDAEYQRLPDAEVDGVRAYVLEVTMKPFVDSEYQTMRTWIDQEHYIPLRTIYRDQNGVPMREMVAESGSIENFEGAWIATRSVMYNLKERTSTSVYVEALDPDVTLADQAFSTFQLTRRH
- a CDS encoding SH3 domain-containing protein is translated as MSQLGSILAALIAIAVLVTGASGCRTAPEPEAAEAEAPIPPGIETFPLEVVTATSLNVRAGPGTEHGIVGRLAQGAQVRVLEQMDGWKRIRPDEGGLEGWVAGGFLQATSSP
- the trxA gene encoding thioredoxin is translated as MPIIGLTAESFEQSITDNSLVIVDFWAPWCGPCRSFAPVFEAASELHGDAVFAKVNTDDESALASAFEIGSIPTLMIFREQICVFSQPGALPAEALEDLIQKVKALDMDDVRRQIEEHEAQEVDEE
- a CDS encoding RluA family pseudouridine synthase, which codes for MDVLRLLEPEEEFSLRVAPDEHGLRIDRLLAMHLPFASRSRIAGWIRAGRASIDGAPEARAARPAVAGQHLQLRIEKRARDSAEPLDDLLALPVLARGEGWLAVEKPAGVPCHPAGNTIKRTLLTALTLTHASDSDPGGPWLPHRLDRETSGLVLVALTRAAQMRISAAFSRGEVRRFYDAVVRGDAGERLQAPGVTLDVRLPLARAGSAPPRFRVDPLGAPAHSRVRLVRSGVASSELALEPVTGRQHQLRVHLAHLGHPIVGDPLYDPDASQSERMRLHARAIELAPGVVGNAAPLQLETVAPDFEAASARSIR
- a CDS encoding GNAT family N-acetyltransferase, which codes for MSSSPNPPTAPAPFSEKGFYLEEFHGKTLAVAAPAAELRQPGKLVEVMDELARNEINVILISTERSALEPLVGENVLSMATPRLEGTVWRKLHDESRLGLVVGGSLAFAPACREAAVRLGIAKLVWIDRDGGLLRENRERISFVHLDELREILGSGAPANQRRTALLREVEAMLVAGVPAVNVCTLEGLADELFTYAGSGTLFTEERYMIVRRLVLDDYDAASDLIARGTAEGYLAARSPEQHDLVLASGFGAFVEGQHLAGIGALLVDETTRSAEIASLYTLTRFLGEGVGGHLVAYALARARERGLEFVYACTTSERVGAFFERHAFHVAGPGDVPVSKWRGYDPDRRTRVACYRMDLADAASKSGATVSS
- a CDS encoding EthD family reductase, which codes for MIRLSFPLRRLPSLSRAEFQRYWRETHGPLVASVARALRIRRYLQSHSVDDPLYDGLRAARTGMHEPFDGVACLWWDSRDDLLAALGSEAGRKAGALLLEDEKRFIDLARSPLWLGQEIAQINPMPENSIVAWPASSWIKLCYLLQPKPGMSVAACHATWNMDHGYLLRRHSGATRFARYIQTHTLDDELNAAFRASRGGPPAYAGLTEAWFDRYDLVRILADPTSEGARGFGLFFEDEKRFIDFSRSTLFASKEIVFVDEGTS